In bacterium, the genomic stretch ACGACGCGTACGGACTGCCCCTGCTGGGCGGCAATGACGGCACTGATGCGGGCAGTGTCGGCTGCGACCTTTTCGCCACTTTGCTGGGCCAGCATTTCCTGTTTCACCAATTCTGCTTTTGACTTGGCCTGACCAATTTCCTGGTCATATTTCCGGCTTTCCTGAACCGCCACCTCCCGGTCGCGGATAATGCTCGAGATCTGTTCGGGCGGACTGATGTTGCGGATCAGTACCGATTTGATGGAGATCCCCCAGCTTTCACACGTGGTTTTAAGGTGGTTTTCCAGATCCCTTTGGAATTGTTGGCGTGTCTCGCCCACGATGAACGTTGTTGCCGGGTGCTTGCTTCCCTCAATGCGGCTGAAACCGCGGGCACGGGGAAGAATAATCTTTTTAATGATATCATTCAGATCACCGACACGATGGGTAAGTAAGGCGGCCTTATCTCCTATGATGGCGTATTCAATAGTGCCTTCGACATCGACTCCAAAACCGTCCATGGTCAAAAAGCTGATCGCATCGGCGCCACTCATCTCGAAGCGCTGACTTTGCAGGTTCACCTCGGCCACGCTGACCAGGTACGGGTTGAGGTAGTAGGTTCCGGCATCAAGAATTTCCGGTAGTACGCCCTTCATTGTTTTTCCGACAAGAAACCCATTCGGTTTATTGGATGAGATTTTGCTAAGGACGTCATCTCCGATCAGGGAGGTCACAACGCCGGCATAGCCTGGCCGGATTTTAATGGCGTCAAATATATCGATCCGGTAAGCGTACGGGTTGATACGATATTTTCCGGGACTTAAGACGTCGCGAACAATGCCTTTTTCTCCGGGGCCAGCGATGATTTGATTTGGCGGAAGATCCTTGCCATAGAGGCGGGTCAAAACGCCCAATTTGCCTGCGGGAATATCGGTGATCCTGTATATCCGCCAGTCCCAGGAGTAGGGGTTTCTGAAATATCTCCCTTCCGAAAGCACATCCAGTTGGATCCCTTTCTGGTTTTCGTTTTCCGCCAGAATCTGGCCACTGGGCAGATTTTCGCCTGTTTTATGAATCAAAATGGCGATTTCTCCGCTGTCCGGTTCAATCCGGCAGAAGTACCAATAGAAAACAGCTGAACCGGCCAGCAGGACCAGCGCAAAAATCGGAATAAATGCGGCGCGCATCATCGAAAACGAAGGGCCGCTGTCTGTCATTCTCATCATATGTTGTGTACTCCTCTATTCTTTCAATGGAGCGGAGTTTAATGGCCTTGGCGTAAGGCGTCAATCTTTGCCGGAATGAATGTCTTCCATAAATCCTTGCGCCTAAGTATGAAGCTGGGGCATTCTGGGAGGACTAAGGGGCGATGTGACGAATGTCAAAACAGAGATTGGATATCATTCTTGTTGAACGTGGGCTTGCCGAGAGCCGGGAAAAGGCGCGTCGCCTGATTCTTGCTGGTGCGGTGCGGGTGGATGGGCAGATGGTTGACAAGGCTGGCCGGCCTTGCGATGAGGAGTCCATTCTTGAAGTCACTGCCGCTGACAAGTTTGTCAGTCGAGGGGGCGGAAAACTGGACGGGGCCTTTGAATCTTTCAAGTTGGATGTGACCAGTAAAGTGTGTGCGGATATTGGGGCCTCTACCGGTGGTTTTACAGACTGCCTGCTCCAGCATGGGGCCTCACGGGTTTATGCGGTGGATGTGGGGAAGGGGCAATTGAACTGGCGGCTTCGGAATGATCCCCGCGTCATCGTGAAAGAAGAGCTTAATGCCCGCTATCTCTCACAACGTGACATCCCTGAGCCCTTTCAGTTTGCCGTTATTGATGTATCGTTCATCTCCTTGACCCTGATTCTGCCGCCTGTTACAAAGCTGATTGAGCTGGGCGGACAAATCGTTACCCTGATCAAGCCGCAGTTTGAGGCTGGGCGTGAGCATGTCGGCAAGGGTGGGGTAGTTCGCGACGCCGCTGTTCATGAGGCGGTGGTGGCGCGTATCCGTCAGTTTGGGACACAGGAATTGCCATTGGAATGGCTCGGATTATGTGAGTCCCCGTTACGAGGCCCGGCCGGGAATATCGAATTTTTGGCCTGGTGGAGAAAGCTATGAAAATTCTCGGAGTCATTGCCAATTGTGCGAAGGAAAAGGCACCCGCTGTTCTCGCACGGCTTCGTGTGAAGGCTGAGGAGCTCGGGTTGAAGTTGCTGCCTGATGCCGCGACCGCCAAGTTGATGGGCATCATATCGTCCGCGACACCCCGTGATGTGGTCCACCAGGCGGATACCCTCATGGTTCTGGGCGGCGATGGGTCGATGTTGCGTGCGGTGCGTGATCTTGAGGGGCGCGATATTCCCCTGATCGGGGTTAATCTTGGTGCTCTCGGATTTATGACGAGTGTCCCCGAGGATGAGCTTGAGAGGGCTTTGGTTTGTCTTGTTCAAAATCAGTATACAACCTCCCTGCGACTGATGCTGGACGCCTCGCTTTGGCGCAACGAGGTCTCCATCGGAGGCTATCGCGCCCTGAACGATGTGCTCCTGACCTGTGGGGCCCGTGTGGGCACATTGCGAATGACGGTGGACGGGCAGGATGTGGGCGACTTTGTTTGTGATGGACTGATTGTGTCGACTCCGACTGGAAGCACGGGCCATTCGCTTTCGGCGGGAGGCCCTGTATTATTGCCAACGGCGCCTGCGGTGGTGGTGAGTCTGATTTGTCCGCATACGCTAAGTACGCGCCCCTTGGTGATTCCCAGTGACTCTTCGATAGAAATCAAGGTGGTGGAACGCGCTGTGGCGGCCATGTTGGCTGTTGATGGCCAGGTGGGGCAGCCGCTTGAAATCGGTGATACCGTACGCGTAAACCGCAGTCCGCATCGTGTCCGGTTTATCCATCTGCCCGGCTATGACTATTTTTCCGTATTACGTCAGAAGCTCCATTGGCGCGGCACGAACGTTTAAACGTTTTATTCAAACGCCAGTGTGCCGAAATGCCAGGGGAGATGGAAGTCCACTTTCCCAATGGTAGCCCAGGAATAATGACGGACCTGACTGTCCTTAGGATGATCTATGCGACAGAGATTCATGCGCCATTGATCGCCTGGGCGCGGGGTAAGGGTGTCGGCCCCGATCAGTGATGTGAAAGGGATCGCGTATTCTGCAGTCCATCCTTTGGCGCCGGGCGTGCCCAGTTCTCCATCTACGAATACTGCTGTTTCCAACCCCTTGCAGGTATAGGCCTCAACAAACGAGGTAACGGCCCAATTCCCTCCATTCTCCGGGCGGCCATTTAGAATGAAGGTGTCAAAAACCGTATTGAGCGGGTTGAGATTAATCTCGTAATATTGCCGCACTTTTCCTGAAGGGCAGAGGAACACTTCCACGCATTCTTCGCTCCAGACGGCAGCATCATGTTGGGTCAATGTGGCCCAGACATAGGAATCGACGCATGTGAAGCCGATATACAGATGGGTGTCTGAGTACAGCAGCTGTGCGGATACGCGATCGGGGTGTGGCGTGCCGGTCACCGGGTCGGTCAGTTCCACTGTTTCAGCCTTCTTCCACTGTGGATCGTTCAGGCGGCCGGTGATTTTTAGAGGGGCAGGAATGTGGTGGCAGACACAGATGGGCATGGTGTCGTTGTTCCTTAAATGGTGTTGATTGTTCTTGAAAACATCACGCTATCAGATACCGTGACGTGATTAATTTTATACAACTAGTCGCTGGCGGATGGGAAGTAGAAAAAAGAAATACCGATTCCATGAATGCAATTAATCACCCTAACCCAAAGGGTATGAGATTTTTTGCTGACAGTTTGACGGAATTGTTTTGAATCTGAAATTAATGCGCTGAAGTTACGGAAAAGGAATAGACCGAATGAAGCTGAATAGTTTGTTTTGCGAGAGCATGGTATTACAACGCGATATTTCCATCCCGGTGTGGGGGTGGGCTGAACCGGGGGAAGCGATTGAAGTCTCACTGGCCGGGAAAACGCTTAAGACCAAGGCGGATGCATCCGGTTCGTTCCGGGTGGCTTTTGCCCCGCTGCCGGCGGGCGGGCCGCATATTTTGAGTGTGCGGGGCGCGAAAGATCACCTGACGTCCAAAAACGTGATGGTCGGCGAAGTCTGGGTCGCATCGGGTCAATCTAACATGGAATGGCAGGTTGCCATGAGTCAGGATGGTGAGGCCGAATGCGCGTCGGCAGATCATCCTCAGTTGCGAATGTTCACTGTGCCCAAGAAGGCGATCATGCAACCTCAGGCCGATGTGGAAGGGGTTTGGGAGGTGTGCACTCCATATACAGTCGGAACCTTCTCCGCGGTGGGTTACTTTTTTGCACGGGAACTGCAACAACGATTGGGAGGTATTCCGGTTGGCATTATCAACACGTCCTGGGGCGGTACGCTCGCGGAAGCCTGGACCAGTCGTGAAGGGCTTTTGGTCGAGCCCGAATTGAAGCATATGATTGAGGACTCCGATCGTGCGCACCAGTACTGTACGCTTTTTCCTGCCATGATTCGGGATTGGCGCCGGGCCTGGGGATTACCCGCGCCAGCCAAGGCAGGTGCACCGGGTGGTGACTTTGCGTTCCATTTTGTGCAATTGGCCAACTATATGCCGGAACAACCAAAGCCGGGCGAGAGTGCCTGGGCGGAGTTGCGCGAAGCGCAGCGGTTGACGCTACGCGAGCCGAACACGGGGATGGCGGTGACTCTGGATATCGGTGACGGTGCTGATATTCATCCGACCAATAAACAAGATGTCGGGCGCCGACTTGCATATTCTGCGCTGGTTACGGTGTATGGCCAGCCCCTGGCAGGTTCCGGGCCAGCCCCACGGGACTGGGAATCAAAGGATGGGGTCATGCGCGTGCGTTTTGACCACACTGAGGGCGGCTTAGTGACCCACGACCATGGGCCCGTTCGTGGGTTTGCGATTGCCGGAGCGAATCGCATTTTCCATTGGGCTTGGGCCAGGATTGAAGACGATACTGTGATCGTGCGACACCCTCATGTTCCGAATCCCGTGGCAGTGCGATATGCCTGGGCGGACAATCCCGTTTTCAATCTCGGGAACGGTGCCGGTCTGCCTGCTACCCCGTTCAAAACCGATGATTGGCCGTGGACTACTCAGCCGAAATGAAATGAAAGGAAAAGCGTCATGAATAAAACAAATATTTTCTTTAATGCTCATCACTCGCCCTCTGGGGCGTTTGCAAGTTTCACTCTTGGGTGCAAAGGCGCCAAGGGAGGGCTGGGATTGGAGTTGGGGCGGCCAGCGGATGAAAACATCTATATCGGCGTGGAAAACCGTGACGGGAGCGCCTATGAAAGTCTGCCATTTTATGCCCAGGCCGAAGACGATCGCAATCGTTTTGAGGTAGAATCCCTGGGGGGGGCGAAAAAGGCTTTTCCCCTTCGGCCCTTTGCGGATGATGAAATTGAACGTGATTTTCAACAGGGAACCGATACGTGGACGGCAGGGGACATGGTTTTTCGTATTCTCAGCCCCATGCCGGCGATTCCCGATCCCGATAAAGCAGCGGCCTCGGCCGTCAAGGCGGCCGTGGTGCCGGCAGTTTGGGCGGAGTTAACAGTTGATAATCGCAAGTGCGACCGGGCGCGAACAGCCTTCTTCGCCTGGCAGGGAGGGGATCCCTACAGCAATATGCGCTGGATGAACTCCGAATCCGGTCACTCTTTCAGCGGTATTGGGCAAGGCACGCGGACGGCCATTGTCAGCCGTGACCGTGGCCTCAAAGTCGGAACATTTTTCAGTTTGGAGAATATGTTGCGGCCTGAGCATCCGGATAATGTTCGCTTTGGGATTGCCCCTCTCGGGGGGATTCAGGCTACCGTGCCGGCACGAAAACGGAAAACCTTTACCTTCGCTATTTGTTTCTTCCACGGCGGGATTGTGACGACCGGGATGCCCACATCTTATTATTATACCCGGTTCTTTTCAGACATTGAGGCCGTTGCGGACTGGTCTTTGGTACATGCTGGCGAGGCCCGCCGTGCCAGCCTTGCCGCTGATCGCGTTTTAGATAAGGCCAGACATCTTTCTGATGATCAGCGCTTCCAATTGGTGCATGCCATCCGGAGTTACTACGGCAGCACTGAGTTTCTGAAACAGGAAGGCCGGCCCCTCTGGGTGGTTAATGAAGGTGAATACCGGATGATGAATACCTTCGACCTGACGGTGGATCATCTCTTCTATGAGCTCGGTAAAAATCCATGGGTTGTCCGGAATGTGCTGGATTTATTCCTGTCCCGTTATGCCTATACCGATCATGTCAGAGAGCCTGGAGTGGCGCGTTTGCAACCTGGCGGTTTGAGTTTTACCCATGACATGGGGATTGGGAATGTGTTTTCCCGTCCGGCCTATTCCAGTTATGAATTATTCGGCTTGCACGGCTGTTTTTCGCATATGACTCATGAGCAGCTCTGCAATTGGGTGCTTTGTGCTACGACCTACGCCGCGCGATCGGGTGACCAGGCATGGATGAAGCGGCGGCTTCCCGTACTTAAGGACTGTTTTGAGAGTATGCTCAACCGTGACCATTTCGATCCTGCGAAGAGGAATGGGTTGATGAGCCTTGATAGCGACCGGTGCAAAGGGGGGAGCGAGATCACCACTTATGACAGTCTGGACGTCTCCCTGGGGCAATCACGACACAACCTCTATATGGCGGTCAAATGCTGGGCTTCGTATGTGGCTATGGAAGCCGTTTTCCGGCGTGCAAAGGATTCGAAGACGGCATCGCAATGTGGGGAGCAGGCTCGGAAATGTGCCGACTCCATTTGTTCCTATCAAACGCCGGAAGACTGGCTTCCGGCCGTGATGGGTGAGGGCAATGCATCGAAGATCATTCCGGCTATTGAAGGGCTCGTCTTTCCCTGGGCGCAGGGACTGCATGAGGTTCTGGATGAGGCTGGACGGTTTGGTGAACTGATCATCGCGTTGCGCAAACATCTGGATGTGGTTCTTAAGCCGGGGGTTTGCCTGTTTGCTGATGGCGGCTGGAAGCTCTCATCTACAAGCGACAATTCCTGGTTAAGTAAAATCTACATCTGCCAGTTCGTGGCACGCCGGATCTTCGGCCGGAAATGGGGTGCGGCCGAGCGTAAGGCCGACGCCGCTCATGTGGGCTGGTTGTTGGATCCCCAGAATGCTTATTGGTCTTGGAGCGACCAGATCGTGTCTGGTATCGCCAAGGGGAGTAAATACTATCCCCGAGGCGTCACGGCGGCGCTTTGGCTGGAAGAGTTACCAAAGTAATCGTCGGCCTGCGGTTTGGGCCGATTCGTAGACTACGCGAACGGAGACTTTATGGATGGCGGCTGCGCTGGCGCAGTCGTCATACTCCGGTGAGGCCGTCACCGGGGTCCCATGCCAGCGTCCGATTTTAATCTGGATGGGGCCATAGGCAGTCTCCGCGGTCGCAAACTCCCGCTCAAGCATGGTGCGGCGTGTGAGATGTTCGCGGATCCCGAAGGTCGTGCTTTCAGTAAAGATTAAATCCAGTATTACGGGCTTGAGTTCAGGCGCGCACAGCACTGTCAAAAGTGTGGCGGGCCTCTGTTTTTTCATTTGAATGGCGGACGTAAACGCATCATACGCCCCGACTGCCATGAGTTTTTGCACCAAGGCCCCAATCAGTTCCGGCGTGGTGTCATCGATATTGGTCTCCAGGACAAGGCAAAGGTCGGGATCACTTATCTTAACGGGCGCCGCTTCAAGCAATATGCCACGTAATAAATTGGGACGTTTGTCGAGGATCCGTTGGCCAAAGCCATGCCCCACGGCCTTGATCAGCCAGCCGTCCGGCCAGCTTTTCAGATTAGACCAAGTGGTCAATAAGGCCGCGCCGGTAGGAGTCACCAGTTCATAGGGTTCATCGGTATGGGTCACGGCAAAGCCTTTGAGAAGCTCCACTGTACCTGGCGCAGGATTAGGGAAAATGCCGTGGGCACAGGTGATGGTTCCGTGTCCCTGGGGCAGGGGCGAAAAGCCGACATGGTCAACATGGAGGAGATGCAAGCCCAGACAGGCGCCAACGATATCCGCAATGGCATCGAGTGCGCCTACTTCATGGAAATGGACCTCCTGCGGCGTTTTCCCATGTACGCGTGCCTCGGCTTCCGCCAGTCGCTGAAACACGGCGATGCTCTTTTTCTTTACGTCAGCCGGCAGGGTGGCCGCTTCGATCATGCTCAGGATTTCAAGAAGTCCCCGGTGTGGAGCGTGATGATGGTGCCCGAGGGACTCGTGGTGATGATGGGCGTGATGCTCGTGAGCGTGAACGGTAATCTGGGATCCGTGCATTCCATTCGAGGCATGTTGGCGGGCCTCAATGGCAATATGAAAATCGCCCAGGGAGGCTAGGGCCTCATTTAAATCCGAAGGGCGTACCCCCAGATCAATCAGCGTTGACAAAATCATGTCGCCGCTCGCCCCACCCACGCTATCAAACCATAAGATTCGTTTCATTTGCCCTTGTTAATCATGGCGGCAGCCACACCGGCGCCGAATCCATTATCGATATTGACGACGGTAATGCCCGGGACGCAGCTGTTGAGCATGGCCAGTAGGGCGGTGATGCCGCCCATGCTGGTGCCATACCCAATGCTGGTGGGGACGGCGATGATGGGACAGTTGGTCAGGCCGCCGACAACCGAGGGCAGTGCCCCTTCCATTCCCGCCACCACAATCATAACGTGAGCCTTTTTCATGACTGGCAAGTGATGGAGCAGGCGATGGAGGCCGGCGACTCCGACATCGTAGACGCGCTCAACCTTGGCGCCCATGGTTTCTGCTACCAGGGCGGCCTCTTCTGCAACAGGAATATCGGTTGTGCCTGCCGAGAGTACCACGACACACCCTTTGGGGCGGGGCCGTGGCGTGACATCCAAAGTCAGAACCCGGGCGACTTCATGGTAACGTGTTTTGGGGAACTCCGCTTTAACGACGGCAAACTGTTCTTTAGAGACACGTGTAGCCAAACAGTTTTGACCGGCTGCGGCCAAAGCGGATACGATTTTAACCAACTGTTCTGCGGTTTTTCCCTGACCAAAGATGACTTCAGGGAACCCGCGCCTGCGGAGACGATCCGTATCCAGTCGGGCGAATCCAATGTTCTTTTCGCGCAATCCCTCAATTTGACGGAGTGCCTTTCCCGCCGACAATGTTCCATCCGCAACAGAATCCAGTATTGTTCGTACAGTCATCTACTAAGAATGAAAGAGAGTGAAGAGGGAATCAAGCAGGAAATCGGCGAAGAAGCTTATACTGTGTGTCGCGTTGTGCAGGAATCAGGCCGGTTTGGGCAATCAGGGAGATCACCAGTTCAGGGGCGACGGCATAAGCCGTGCCGGTGGCGCGAACGACTTGTTCTTCCATCAGCACCCCCCCAAAATCATCGGCGCCGAAAACAAGCGCCAGTTGGGAGAGGTCGGGGCCCTCAGTGACCCAGCCTGCCTGAATATGAGGAATGTTATCAAGAACCAGGCGGGCGAGGGCGATCATCCTCAGGTAATCCGGGCCGGTGGCATGGCGCTGGAGCCATTGGGTTTTATTGGGTTGGAAACTCCAGGGAATAAAAGCGGTAAACCCTCCCGTTTTATCCTGCAGTTCACGAATACGGAGCAAATGCTCCACGCGTTGTGCCGGTGTTTCGCCAAGTCCATAGACCATGGTCGCCGTGGTTTTCATCCCCAATTCCTGGGCGACCTCCATTACGGCAAGCCACTCAGCGGTGGTGATTTTTTTAGGACTGACCTGTTGGCGCACCGCGTCCACCAGGATTTCCGCTCCTCCACCCGGCAGTGAATCAAGACCAGCCCGACGTAATCGTTCCAGAGCCTCCCGTAACGACAAGCCGCTTTTCCGGGCGAGGTATGTGATTTCTGTCGGGGAGAGTGAATGCACGCAAACGTGCACCTTTTGCTTAATCGCAGTAAACACGCGTTCATAAAAATTCAGGTCGAGATCGGGATTTAATCCCCCTTGAATCAGCACCTGGGTTGCTCCGCGGTCAACCGACTCAATGACTTGCTGCACTATCTCGTCTGAAGTCAGGCAAAAGCCTTTGCCGGAACCGGGCGCCACGTGGAAGGCACAGAATTTACAACCGGCCTCGCAGACATTCGTGTTGGAAAGATTCCTGTCGATGACAAAGGTTCCAAGATTACCGGGCACGCGCTGCAAGCGACGCTGATGAGCCAATGTGCCCAGTTGGTCGAGCCCAGCTTCAATAAGGAGCGTAACAGCCTCGCTGGCCACGAGTCGTTCGCCATTCCGGGCTTTGTTAAGCGCGATGGATAGAGTTGCAGAAGGTGCGGGTGGCTGTTCGGGGGGGGCAATCGAGGGACTAGTGTCGGGTGCTGCTGTTTCATAGCGGCTGTTCACGAGCCGGGGAGTGAGCCCGAGGTTGGTAATGAAAGAAGCCATTTCTCGAATGGATCCAAAGCGTTGGTCGGTTGGGGCCCCTGCGGCCTTGGCAATGCGCTCATCGAGGCTGGTGCCTCCTACATCGTCTATCCCGGCTTCAAGCAGTACCTGAAGCAGCTTGCGGTCAACGTAGTTCACCAGCATGCGGATGTGCGGCACGTTATCCAGAAATAGCCGGGCGATGGCGACAATGCGGGCAATGGGGTATCCGCCGGGACCACGGCTGATGCTGAGCCGGGTGCCCTGCGGCTGAAAGGGCAGGGGAATGAAAGCCTTGAAGCCCCCTGTTTGATCCTGCAACTCTCTCAATCTTGTAAGATGATCGATAATATCTTCATGCTTTTCCAGATGGCCAAAGAGCATGGTGGCATTACTGGGAATTCCGAGTTTGTGGGCGTGTTGATGAATCGAGAGCCAGTCTTCGGCGGAGATCTTTTTGGAGCAGATTTGGGCGCGTACGGAACCGCTGAAGATCTCTGCCCCGCCGCCGGGAATCGCGCTGAGGCCGGCATCATGCAGGCGCCGCAAAACGGTTGCCACGGGTAGAGTGGAGCGCTGGGCCAGTGAATGGATTTCCACAGCAGTCAGGCCTTGAATGAGAACCCCCGGCATAATTGAGCGGGCCAGGCGGAATAAGGACTCGTAGTACTCGAGTCCGATATCTTCCTGCAAACCCCCAACAATGTGAAGATCTGTCAGCCCCATGTTATCGGCGGCAAGGAGCCGGTCGCGGGCCTGGTCGAGCGTCATGACATAAGCGTCAGGGGCGTCCGGTTCGCGCCAGAAGGCGCAAAGTTCACAGCGGTTTTCGCAAACGTTGGTCGGGTTGAGATTCAGGCTGTGGGTAAAGCAAGTGATCCGGCCATGCAATTGGTGGCGGACTCGATTCGCGCGCCCCATGAGTTCAGCGGTATCGGCATGGCGCAACAGCTCTAATGCCTCGGATGGCGATAGGCGGGGCAATGTTATTGGTGGTTGAG encodes the following:
- a CDS encoding SPFH domain-containing protein, which codes for MMRMTDSGPSFSMMRAAFIPIFALVLLAGSAVFYWYFCRIEPDSGEIAILIHKTGENLPSGQILAENENQKGIQLDVLSEGRYFRNPYSWDWRIYRITDIPAGKLGVLTRLYGKDLPPNQIIAGPGEKGIVRDVLSPGKYRINPYAYRIDIFDAIKIRPGYAGVVTSLIGDDVLSKISSNKPNGFLVGKTMKGVLPEILDAGTYYLNPYLVSVAEVNLQSQRFEMSGADAISFLTMDGFGVDVEGTIEYAIIGDKAALLTHRVGDLNDIIKKIILPRARGFSRIEGSKHPATTFIVGETRQQFQRDLENHLKTTCESWGISIKSVLIRNISPPEQISSIIRDREVAVQESRKYDQEIGQAKSKAELVKQEMLAQQSGEKVAADTARISAVIAAQQGQSVRVVKANQELEVAKIDNEAAAAQAQAIMLKANADAAVVNMQNVAEAGVLTSQVQAFSNGLNYARYIFLKKVGPRIDSILSTDQGDGLGALFQPYLPSVKEVK
- a CDS encoding TlyA family RNA methyltransferase translates to MSKQRLDIILVERGLAESREKARRLILAGAVRVDGQMVDKAGRPCDEESILEVTAADKFVSRGGGKLDGAFESFKLDVTSKVCADIGASTGGFTDCLLQHGASRVYAVDVGKGQLNWRLRNDPRVIVKEELNARYLSQRDIPEPFQFAVIDVSFISLTLILPPVTKLIELGGQIVTLIKPQFEAGREHVGKGGVVRDAAVHEAVVARIRQFGTQELPLEWLGLCESPLRGPAGNIEFLAWWRKL
- a CDS encoding NAD(+)/NADH kinase: MKILGVIANCAKEKAPAVLARLRVKAEELGLKLLPDAATAKLMGIISSATPRDVVHQADTLMVLGGDGSMLRAVRDLEGRDIPLIGVNLGALGFMTSVPEDELERALVCLVQNQYTTSLRLMLDASLWRNEVSIGGYRALNDVLLTCGARVGTLRMTVDGQDVGDFVCDGLIVSTPTGSTGHSLSAGGPVLLPTAPAVVVSLICPHTLSTRPLVIPSDSSIEIKVVERAVAAMLAVDGQVGQPLEIGDTVRVNRSPHRVRFIHLPGYDYFSVLRQKLHWRGTNV
- a CDS encoding carbohydrate-binding family 9-like protein, whose protein sequence is MPICVCHHIPAPLKITGRLNDPQWKKAETVELTDPVTGTPHPDRVSAQLLYSDTHLYIGFTCVDSYVWATLTQHDAAVWSEECVEVFLCPSGKVRQYYEINLNPLNTVFDTFILNGRPENGGNWAVTSFVEAYTCKGLETAVFVDGELGTPGAKGWTAEYAIPFTSLIGADTLTPRPGDQWRMNLCRIDHPKDSQVRHYSWATIGKVDFHLPWHFGTLAFE
- a CDS encoding sialate O-acetylesterase, producing MKLNSLFCESMVLQRDISIPVWGWAEPGEAIEVSLAGKTLKTKADASGSFRVAFAPLPAGGPHILSVRGAKDHLTSKNVMVGEVWVASGQSNMEWQVAMSQDGEAECASADHPQLRMFTVPKKAIMQPQADVEGVWEVCTPYTVGTFSAVGYFFARELQQRLGGIPVGIINTSWGGTLAEAWTSREGLLVEPELKHMIEDSDRAHQYCTLFPAMIRDWRRAWGLPAPAKAGAPGGDFAFHFVQLANYMPEQPKPGESAWAELREAQRLTLREPNTGMAVTLDIGDGADIHPTNKQDVGRRLAYSALVTVYGQPLAGSGPAPRDWESKDGVMRVRFDHTEGGLVTHDHGPVRGFAIAGANRIFHWAWARIEDDTVIVRHPHVPNPVAVRYAWADNPVFNLGNGAGLPATPFKTDDWPWTTQPK
- a CDS encoding glycoside hydrolase family 52 protein, translated to MNKTNIFFNAHHSPSGAFASFTLGCKGAKGGLGLELGRPADENIYIGVENRDGSAYESLPFYAQAEDDRNRFEVESLGGAKKAFPLRPFADDEIERDFQQGTDTWTAGDMVFRILSPMPAIPDPDKAAASAVKAAVVPAVWAELTVDNRKCDRARTAFFAWQGGDPYSNMRWMNSESGHSFSGIGQGTRTAIVSRDRGLKVGTFFSLENMLRPEHPDNVRFGIAPLGGIQATVPARKRKTFTFAICFFHGGIVTTGMPTSYYYTRFFSDIEAVADWSLVHAGEARRASLAADRVLDKARHLSDDQRFQLVHAIRSYYGSTEFLKQEGRPLWVVNEGEYRMMNTFDLTVDHLFYELGKNPWVVRNVLDLFLSRYAYTDHVREPGVARLQPGGLSFTHDMGIGNVFSRPAYSSYELFGLHGCFSHMTHEQLCNWVLCATTYAARSGDQAWMKRRLPVLKDCFESMLNRDHFDPAKRNGLMSLDSDRCKGGSEITTYDSLDVSLGQSRHNLYMAVKCWASYVAMEAVFRRAKDSKTASQCGEQARKCADSICSYQTPEDWLPAVMGEGNASKIIPAIEGLVFPWAQGLHEVLDEAGRFGELIIALRKHLDVVLKPGVCLFADGGWKLSSTSDNSWLSKIYICQFVARRIFGRKWGAAERKADAAHVGWLLDPQNAYWSWSDQIVSGIAKGSKYYPRGVTAALWLEELPK
- the larC gene encoding nickel pincer cofactor biosynthesis protein LarC, which encodes MKRILWFDSVGGASGDMILSTLIDLGVRPSDLNEALASLGDFHIAIEARQHASNGMHGSQITVHAHEHHAHHHHESLGHHHHAPHRGLLEILSMIEAATLPADVKKKSIAVFQRLAEAEARVHGKTPQEVHFHEVGALDAIADIVGACLGLHLLHVDHVGFSPLPQGHGTITCAHGIFPNPAPGTVELLKGFAVTHTDEPYELVTPTGAALLTTWSNLKSWPDGWLIKAVGHGFGQRILDKRPNLLRGILLEAAPVKISDPDLCLVLETNIDDTTPELIGALVQKLMAVGAYDAFTSAIQMKKQRPATLLTVLCAPELKPVILDLIFTESTTFGIREHLTRRTMLEREFATAETAYGPIQIKIGRWHGTPVTASPEYDDCASAAAIHKVSVRVVYESAQTAGRRLLW
- the larB gene encoding nickel pincer cofactor biosynthesis protein LarB; its protein translation is MTVRTILDSVADGTLSAGKALRQIEGLREKNIGFARLDTDRLRRRGFPEVIFGQGKTAEQLVKIVSALAAAGQNCLATRVSKEQFAVVKAEFPKTRYHEVARVLTLDVTPRPRPKGCVVVLSAGTTDIPVAEEAALVAETMGAKVERVYDVGVAGLHRLLHHLPVMKKAHVMIVVAGMEGALPSVVGGLTNCPIIAVPTSIGYGTSMGGITALLAMLNSCVPGITVVNIDNGFGAGVAAAMINKGK
- the mqnC gene encoding cyclic dehypoxanthinyl futalosine synthase, producing the protein MIFRTQPPITLPRLSPSEALELLRHADTAELMGRANRVRHQLHGRITCFTHSLNLNPTNVCENRCELCAFWREPDAPDAYVMTLDQARDRLLAADNMGLTDLHIVGGLQEDIGLEYYESLFRLARSIMPGVLIQGLTAVEIHSLAQRSTLPVATVLRRLHDAGLSAIPGGGAEIFSGSVRAQICSKKISAEDWLSIHQHAHKLGIPSNATMLFGHLEKHEDIIDHLTRLRELQDQTGGFKAFIPLPFQPQGTRLSISRGPGGYPIARIVAIARLFLDNVPHIRMLVNYVDRKLLQVLLEAGIDDVGGTSLDERIAKAAGAPTDQRFGSIREMASFITNLGLTPRLVNSRYETAAPDTSPSIAPPEQPPAPSATLSIALNKARNGERLVASEAVTLLIEAGLDQLGTLAHQRRLQRVPGNLGTFVIDRNLSNTNVCEAGCKFCAFHVAPGSGKGFCLTSDEIVQQVIESVDRGATQVLIQGGLNPDLDLNFYERVFTAIKQKVHVCVHSLSPTEITYLARKSGLSLREALERLRRAGLDSLPGGGAEILVDAVRQQVSPKKITTAEWLAVMEVAQELGMKTTATMVYGLGETPAQRVEHLLRIRELQDKTGGFTAFIPWSFQPNKTQWLQRHATGPDYLRMIALARLVLDNIPHIQAGWVTEGPDLSQLALVFGADDFGGVLMEEQVVRATGTAYAVAPELVISLIAQTGLIPAQRDTQYKLLRRFPA